A single region of the Populus nigra chromosome 2, ddPopNigr1.1, whole genome shotgun sequence genome encodes:
- the LOC133681654 gene encoding uncharacterized protein LOC133681654 — protein sequence MFMTRFIGRTLLAAAKSETHAASAAAATATSGHNPLEEFFEADRSQDEDKPIVYGRSWKASELRLKSWDDLQKLWYVLLKEKNMLMTQRQMLHAQNFRFPNPERLPKVRKSMCRIKHVLTERAIEEPDSRRSAEMKRMINAL from the exons ATGTTTATGACAAGATTTATTGGGAGGACACTCCTTGCTGCTGCTAAATCTGAAACTCATGCTGCCTCTGCCGCTGCTGCTACAGCTACATCTGGACATAACCCACTTGAGGAATTCTTTGAGGCTGATAGGAGCCAGGATGAGGACAAACCAATTGTTTATG GGCGAAGTTGGAAAGCTTCTGAACTGCGTCTGAAGTCTTGGGATGATCTTCAAAAGTTATGGTATGTCCTGTTAAAGGAGAAAAACATGCTGATGACTCAACGGCAGATGCTTCATGCCCAGAACTTTCGATTTCCCAATCCAGAGCGCTTACCCAAG GTGAGGAAGTCAATGTGCCGTATCAAACATGTACTCACGGAGAGAGCCATAGAAGAGCCAGATTCCAGGAGGTCTGCTGAGATGAAGAGGATGATAAATGCTTTGTGA
- the LOC133682381 gene encoding uncharacterized protein LOC133682381, whose amino-acid sequence MASDESMALLSSSVQEDDPYDHDTDDGYQPPSLHNLSRLSMCTSSMYTNEDDDYQDCDGMKMFLSRLPAENFDADEELSDDHKEGNNKNALDLSSDSDEEPGCYSLPATPPRRRNRGGLINQVQLIGAKDYASENEAQKGITRQKMRKNLRKRRVIRERWMDNNNVSFKKKEEEMTGVSNYGYCNSFSGESEGGGLVVITRPKGGRRSLCMDLDEVKACRDLGFELEHERMLEMPGRVSLSGSTLDTSSGGNSPIANWRISSPGDDPRDVKARLKVWAQAVAIASASRHGGV is encoded by the exons ATGGCTTCAGATGAGAGTATGGCCTTGCTTTCTTCTTCAGTTCAAGAAGATGATCCATATGATCATGACACGGATGATGGGTATCAGCCTCCTAGTCTTCATAACCTGTCTAGGTTGTCCATGTGTACAAGTTCCATGTACaccaatgaagatgatgattatCAAGATTGTGATGGGATGAAGATGTTTCTTTCAAGATTGCCTGCAGAGAATTTTGATGCTGATGAGGAACTCTCTGATGATCATAAAGAAGGCAATAACAAAAACGCACttgacctctcttcagattctGATGAAGAGCCAGGGTGCTACTCACTTCCAGCGACACCACCTCGGAGGAGAAATCGTGGTGGCTTAATAAATCAAGTACAGTTAATTGGAGCGAAAGATTATGCCAGTGAAAATGAAGCTCAAAAGGGTATCACGAGACAAAAGATGAGAAAGAATTTGAGGAAAAGAAGGGTCATAAGAGAAAGGTGGATGGACAATAACAACGTgagttttaaaaagaaagaagaggagatgACGGGGGTGAGTAATTATGGGTATTGTAATAGTTTTAGTGGGGAGAGTGAAGGTGGTGGGTTGGTAGTGATAACAAGGCCGAAAGGAGGGAGGAGGTCGTTGTGTATGGACTTGGATGAAGTGAAGGCTTGTAGGGATCTTGGGTTTGAATTGGAACATGAGAGGATGCTAGAGATGCCTGGTCGTGTCTCCCTTTCAGGATCTACTCTTGATACTAGTAGTGGTGGCAATTCTCCTATTGCCAACTGGCGCATCTCTAGCCCTG GTGATGATCCGCGAGATGTTAAGGCAAGGCTCAAGGTATGGGCACAGGCAGTGGCAATTGCATCTGCATCTAGACATGGTGGCGTCTGA
- the LOC133682380 gene encoding pectin acetylesterase 6-like isoform X1, with the protein MKQVQVLSLFVCTLIGNVLSGSNHVFQDLKDREGVLSFLEYYAAVSPSSSVTDKPLMVGLTLIHGADSSGAVCLDGTLPGYHLDRGSGTGKDSWLVQLEGGGWCDTIRNCVYRKTTRRGSSKLFEKQLPFTGILSDKAEENPDFFNWNRVKVRYCDGASFSGDSQNEASQLYFRGQRIWSAAMEYLMAEGMQNATQALLSGCSAGGLASIIHCDEFRELFPQSTKVKCLSDAGMFLNAMDISGGHTLQNFYSGVVSLQEVQKSLPSTCIDHLDPTSCFFPQNLVAAVRTPLFLLNSAYDVWQLRSSLAPPSADPHGTWTECRQNNAQCNSSQIQFLQDFRNQMLDAIKVFSSSNQNGLFINSCFAHCQSERQDTWFADDSPRIGNKRIAQSVGDWYFDREDVKAVDCPYPCDNTCHNLVFNDVVSNITFSQSTRLTSTPLNLLIIFLVSLCSISTAGFKFVR; encoded by the exons atgAAGCAGGTGCAAGTGTTGTCCCTGTTCGTGTGTACTTTAATTGGGAATGTTTTGAGCGGATCTAACCATGTTTTTCAAGATTTGAAAGATAGGGAAGGAGTCCTTTCCTTCCTTGAGTACTATGCGGCTGTCTCACCTTCTTCCTCTGTTACTGATAAACCTCTCATGGTCGGCCTCACTCTTATTCATGGAGCTGATTCCAGTGGAGCTG TCTGTTTGGATGGAACACTGCCCGGTTACCACTTGGATCGTGGGTCTGGAACGGGAAAAGATAGCTGGCTCGTTCAGTTAGAG GGAGGAGGGTGGTGCGATACCATTAGAAATTGTGTCTACCGCAAAACTACTCGTCGTGGTTCATCAAAactttttgaaaagcaattaccTTTCACTGGAATATTAAGTGATAAAGCAGAAGAAAATCCAG ATTTCTTTAACTGGAACAGAGTTAAGGTACGCTATTGTGATGGCGCATCTTTTAGCGGGGACAGTCAGAATGAG GCTTCACAGCTTTATTTTCGAGGACAACGAATCTGGTCAGCTGCAATGGAATATTTAATGGCTGAAGGAATGCAAAATGCCACTCag GCTCTTCTCTCTGGATGCTCTGCTGGGGGCTTGGCATCCATAATTCATTGTGATGAATTCAGGGAATTATTTCCACAGTCTACAAAAGTGAAATGCTTAAGTGATGCTGGAATGTTTCTCAATGC AATGGATATATCAGGTGGGCACACCCTGCAAAACTTTTATAGTGGTGTAGTCAGCTTACAG GAAGTGCAAAAGAGTCTGCCAAGTACTTGTATTGACCACCTAGATCCAACTTCG TGCTTCTTTCCCCAGAATTTGGTTGCTGCTGTAAGGACTCCACTATTTCTTCTCAATTCAGCCTATGATGTATGGCAG CTGCGGTCCAGTTTAGCTCCACCATCAGCTGATCCTCATGGTACATGGACAGAATGCAGACAAAATAATGCACAATGTAATTCATCACAGATCCAATTTTTGCAAG ACTTCAGGAATCAAATGCTGGATGCCATAAAAGTCTTTTCATCATCCAATCAAAATGGTTTGTTCATAAATTCTTGTTTTGCTCATTGCCAATCTGAGAGACAAGATACATGGTTCGCTGATGATTCTCCACGTATAGGGAACAAG AGGATTGCACAATCTGTTGGAGACTGGTATTTTGATCGGGAAGATGTTAAAGCTGTTGACTGTCCATACCCCTGTGACAACACATGCCATAATCTAGTTTTCAA TGATGTTGTTTCAAACATAACGTTCTCCCAGTCTACAAGGTTAACTTCAACCCCATTAAATCTGCTCATCATCTTCTTGGTGTCATTATGTTCTATAAGCACTGCGGGGTTTAAGTTTGTCCGGTGA
- the LOC133682380 gene encoding pectin acetylesterase 6-like isoform X2: MKQVQVLSLFVCTLIGNVLSGSNHVFQDLKDREGVLSFLEYYAAVSPSSSVTDKPLMVGLTLIHGADSSGAVCLDGTLPGYHLDRGSGTGKDSWLVQLEGGGWCDTIRNCVYRKTTRRGSSKLFEKQLPFTGILSDKAEENPDFFNWNRVKVRYCDGASFSGDSQNEASQLYFRGQRIWSAAMEYLMAEGMQNATQALLSGCSAGGLASIIHCDEFRELFPQSTKVKCLSDAGMFLNAMDISGGHTLQNFYSGVVSLQEVQKSLPSTCIDHLDPTSCFFPQNLVAAVRTPLFLLNSAYDVWQLRSSLAPPSADPHGTWTECRQNNAQCNSSQIQFLQEDCTICWRLVF; the protein is encoded by the exons atgAAGCAGGTGCAAGTGTTGTCCCTGTTCGTGTGTACTTTAATTGGGAATGTTTTGAGCGGATCTAACCATGTTTTTCAAGATTTGAAAGATAGGGAAGGAGTCCTTTCCTTCCTTGAGTACTATGCGGCTGTCTCACCTTCTTCCTCTGTTACTGATAAACCTCTCATGGTCGGCCTCACTCTTATTCATGGAGCTGATTCCAGTGGAGCTG TCTGTTTGGATGGAACACTGCCCGGTTACCACTTGGATCGTGGGTCTGGAACGGGAAAAGATAGCTGGCTCGTTCAGTTAGAG GGAGGAGGGTGGTGCGATACCATTAGAAATTGTGTCTACCGCAAAACTACTCGTCGTGGTTCATCAAAactttttgaaaagcaattaccTTTCACTGGAATATTAAGTGATAAAGCAGAAGAAAATCCAG ATTTCTTTAACTGGAACAGAGTTAAGGTACGCTATTGTGATGGCGCATCTTTTAGCGGGGACAGTCAGAATGAG GCTTCACAGCTTTATTTTCGAGGACAACGAATCTGGTCAGCTGCAATGGAATATTTAATGGCTGAAGGAATGCAAAATGCCACTCag GCTCTTCTCTCTGGATGCTCTGCTGGGGGCTTGGCATCCATAATTCATTGTGATGAATTCAGGGAATTATTTCCACAGTCTACAAAAGTGAAATGCTTAAGTGATGCTGGAATGTTTCTCAATGC AATGGATATATCAGGTGGGCACACCCTGCAAAACTTTTATAGTGGTGTAGTCAGCTTACAG GAAGTGCAAAAGAGTCTGCCAAGTACTTGTATTGACCACCTAGATCCAACTTCG TGCTTCTTTCCCCAGAATTTGGTTGCTGCTGTAAGGACTCCACTATTTCTTCTCAATTCAGCCTATGATGTATGGCAG CTGCGGTCCAGTTTAGCTCCACCATCAGCTGATCCTCATGGTACATGGACAGAATGCAGACAAAATAATGCACAATGTAATTCATCACAGATCCAATTTTTGCAAG AGGATTGCACAATCTGTTGGAGACTGGTATTTTGA
- the LOC133682043 gene encoding uncharacterized protein C24B11.05-like isoform X1, which produces MWKLFKMDTAERANGPKYECLLFDMDDTLYPLSLGLNLACRKNIEEFMLHKLHIEESEVPRMCLELYREHGTTMAGLKALGYEFDDDEFHAFVHGRLPYETLKPDPVLRNLLLSLPQRKIIFTNADKAHAAEVLKRLGLEDCFEGVICYETLNPPLETANNMDALDNDAVIAGGEPEPSDFHGTAATGSKTILKNALDNGISSKSRILCKPSLEAIEAAIQIANVDPKKTIFFDDSARNIASGKAAGLRTVIVGSSVLVPGADHGLRNIHNIKEAIPEIWEDEGEQSEQVIQSTAVETVVHA; this is translated from the exons ATGT GGAAACTTTTTAAGATGGACACTGCTGAGAGGGCCAATGGACCAAAATATGAGTGCCTGCTCTTTG ACATGGATGATACTCTGTACCCCTTGAGCTTGGGTCTCAACTTGGCTTGCCGCAAAAACATTGAAG AGTTCATGTTGCATAAGCTACATATTGAAGAAAGTGAAGTCCCGAGGATGTGCTTGGAATTATACAGGGAACATGGAACAACAATGGCCGGTCTAAAG GCTCTTGGCTATGAGTTTGATGACGATGAGTTTCATGCCTTCGTTCATGGAAGATTGCCTTACGAAACACTGAAGCCTGATCCGGTGCTAAGGAACCTTCTACTTTCCTTGCCACAGCGTAAAATA ATCTTCACAAATGCTGATAAGGCGCATGCAGCTGAAGTTCTCAAAAGGTTGGGATTGGAAGATTGTTTTGAGGGCGTCATATGCTATGAAACCCTTAATCCTCCTCTAGAAACTGCAAATAACATGGATGCATTAGATAATGATGCAGTGATTGCAGGAGGTGAACCAGAGCCAAGTGACTTTCATGGTACTGCTGCCACTGGAagcaaaacaatattaaaaaatgcattAGATAATGGTATCAGCTCCAAGTCACGAATCCTCTGTAAACCCTCTCTGGAGGCCATCGAAGCAGCTATTCAGATTGCAAATGTGGACCCAAAGAAGACA ATCTTCTTTGACGACAGTGCTCGAAACATTGCTAGTGGGAAAGCAGCAGGACTTCGTACTGTTATT GTAGGGAGCTCAGTCCTTGTACCAGGTGCAGACCATGGCTTGAGGAACATCCACAATATCAAAGAAGCGATACCTGAAATATGGGAGGATGAAGGAGAGCAGAGTGAGCAAGTTATCCAGTCCACTGCAGTTGAAACTGTGGTCCATGCTTAG
- the LOC133682043 gene encoding uncharacterized protein C24B11.05-like isoform X2 — MDTAERANGPKYECLLFDMDDTLYPLSLGLNLACRKNIEEFMLHKLHIEESEVPRMCLELYREHGTTMAGLKALGYEFDDDEFHAFVHGRLPYETLKPDPVLRNLLLSLPQRKIIFTNADKAHAAEVLKRLGLEDCFEGVICYETLNPPLETANNMDALDNDAVIAGGEPEPSDFHGTAATGSKTILKNALDNGISSKSRILCKPSLEAIEAAIQIANVDPKKTIFFDDSARNIASGKAAGLRTVIVGSSVLVPGADHGLRNIHNIKEAIPEIWEDEGEQSEQVIQSTAVETVVHA, encoded by the exons ATGGACACTGCTGAGAGGGCCAATGGACCAAAATATGAGTGCCTGCTCTTTG ACATGGATGATACTCTGTACCCCTTGAGCTTGGGTCTCAACTTGGCTTGCCGCAAAAACATTGAAG AGTTCATGTTGCATAAGCTACATATTGAAGAAAGTGAAGTCCCGAGGATGTGCTTGGAATTATACAGGGAACATGGAACAACAATGGCCGGTCTAAAG GCTCTTGGCTATGAGTTTGATGACGATGAGTTTCATGCCTTCGTTCATGGAAGATTGCCTTACGAAACACTGAAGCCTGATCCGGTGCTAAGGAACCTTCTACTTTCCTTGCCACAGCGTAAAATA ATCTTCACAAATGCTGATAAGGCGCATGCAGCTGAAGTTCTCAAAAGGTTGGGATTGGAAGATTGTTTTGAGGGCGTCATATGCTATGAAACCCTTAATCCTCCTCTAGAAACTGCAAATAACATGGATGCATTAGATAATGATGCAGTGATTGCAGGAGGTGAACCAGAGCCAAGTGACTTTCATGGTACTGCTGCCACTGGAagcaaaacaatattaaaaaatgcattAGATAATGGTATCAGCTCCAAGTCACGAATCCTCTGTAAACCCTCTCTGGAGGCCATCGAAGCAGCTATTCAGATTGCAAATGTGGACCCAAAGAAGACA ATCTTCTTTGACGACAGTGCTCGAAACATTGCTAGTGGGAAAGCAGCAGGACTTCGTACTGTTATT GTAGGGAGCTCAGTCCTTGTACCAGGTGCAGACCATGGCTTGAGGAACATCCACAATATCAAAGAAGCGATACCTGAAATATGGGAGGATGAAGGAGAGCAGAGTGAGCAAGTTATCCAGTCCACTGCAGTTGAAACTGTGGTCCATGCTTAG
- the LOC133681865 gene encoding uncharacterized protein LOC133681865 isoform X2, with the protein MAAADTTMPQGEEESGDSVREDGVFIEIKKLQKNSRRIRSKISINASLDTVWKILTDYEKLADFIPGLAVSKLIDKKDKFARLYQIGQQNLAFGLKFNAKAILDCYERDLQTLASGEKRDIEFKMTEGDFQFFEGKWSIEQLAKPKTEDSVGQEYETTLSYLVDVKPKMWLPVNLIEGRICKEIKSNLTCIREEAQKVIDDAQHDQ; encoded by the exons ATGGCAGCAGCGGATACAACAATGCCCCAAG GTGAGGAGGAGTCGGGAGATAGTGTAAGAGAGGATGGTGTTTTTATAGAGATAAAGAAGCTTCAAAAGAATTCGAGGAGAATTCGGTCCAAGATTTCCATAAATGCTAGCCTTGACACTGTGTGGAAGATTTTAACTGATTATGAGAAGTTGGCTGATTTCATTCCTGGTCTTGCCGTCAGCAAATTGATTGACAAGAAAGACAAATTCGCTCGTCTTTATCAG ATTGGACAGCAAAACTTGGCATTTGGCCTAAAATTTAATGCAAAAGCAATTTTGGATTGTTATGAGAGAGATCTTCAGACTCTTGCTTCTGGGGAAAAGCGTGATATTGAATTTAAGATGACAGAAGGTGACTTTCAGTTTTTTGAAGGAAAGTGGTCTATTGAACAG CTTGCTAAACCCAAAACTGAAGATTCCGTTGGTCAAGAGTATGAGACAACTCTTTCATATTTGGTGGATGTAAAGCCTAAGATGTGGTTGCCTGTTAACCTAATTGAAGGTAGAATCTGCAAGGAGATAAAATCAAATCTCACATGCATCCGAGAAGAAGCACAGAAAGTGATTGATGATGCTCAGCATGACCAATAG
- the LOC133681865 gene encoding uncharacterized protein LOC133681865 isoform X1 — protein MRAFAVPIDYYYSCYSSYPCLLLPPSFTNTKLSSFPPKFASLSSQATHRLPSQFRPTRLRCSNSGSSTFLDGDDDDGYCSYAGEEESGDSVREDGVFIEIKKLQKNSRRIRSKISINASLDTVWKILTDYEKLADFIPGLAVSKLIDKKDKFARLYQIGQQNLAFGLKFNAKAILDCYERDLQTLASGEKRDIEFKMTEGDFQFFEGKWSIEQLAKPKTEDSVGQEYETTLSYLVDVKPKMWLPVNLIEGRICKEIKSNLTCIREEAQKVIDDAQHDQ, from the exons ATGCGCGCCTTTGCAGTCCCAATAGACTATTACTACAGCTGCTACTCCTCTTATCCTTGTCTCTTGCTCCCACCGTCTTTCACTAACACCAAGCTCTCATCTTTCCCTCCTAAATTCGCTAGCCTGAGCTCACAAGCAACGCACCGCCTTCCATCCCAATTCAGACCCACCAGGCTTCGTTGTTCAAATTCCGGGTCGTCCACATTTCTGGAcggggatgatgatgatgggtaTTGTTCTTATGCAGGTGAGGAGGAGTCGGGAGATAGTGTAAGAGAGGATGGTGTTTTTATAGAGATAAAGAAGCTTCAAAAGAATTCGAGGAGAATTCGGTCCAAGATTTCCATAAATGCTAGCCTTGACACTGTGTGGAAGATTTTAACTGATTATGAGAAGTTGGCTGATTTCATTCCTGGTCTTGCCGTCAGCAAATTGATTGACAAGAAAGACAAATTCGCTCGTCTTTATCAG ATTGGACAGCAAAACTTGGCATTTGGCCTAAAATTTAATGCAAAAGCAATTTTGGATTGTTATGAGAGAGATCTTCAGACTCTTGCTTCTGGGGAAAAGCGTGATATTGAATTTAAGATGACAGAAGGTGACTTTCAGTTTTTTGAAGGAAAGTGGTCTATTGAACAG CTTGCTAAACCCAAAACTGAAGATTCCGTTGGTCAAGAGTATGAGACAACTCTTTCATATTTGGTGGATGTAAAGCCTAAGATGTGGTTGCCTGTTAACCTAATTGAAGGTAGAATCTGCAAGGAGATAAAATCAAATCTCACATGCATCCGAGAAGAAGCACAGAAAGTGATTGATGATGCTCAGCATGACCAATAG